The Topomyia yanbarensis strain Yona2022 chromosome 3, ASM3024719v1, whole genome shotgun sequence nucleotide sequence tgtcttgtctttgtcttgtctttgtcttgtctttgtcttgtctttgtcttgtctttgtcttgtctttgtcttgtctttgtcttgtctttgtcttgtctttgtcttgtctttgtcttgtctttgtcttgtctttgtcttgtctttgtcttgtctttgtcttgtctttgtcttgtctttgtcttgtctttgtcttgtctttgtcttgtctttgtcttgtctttgtcttgtctttgtcttgtctttgtcttgtctctgTCTTGTctctgtcttgtctttgtcttgtctttgtcttgtttatgtcttgtctttgtcttgtctttgtcttgtctttgtcttgtNNNNNNNNNNNNNNNNNNNNNNNNNNNNNNNNNNNNNNNNNNNNNNNNNNNNNNNNNNNNNNNNNNNNNNNNNNNNNNNNNNNNNNNNNNNNNNNNNNNNNNNNNNNNNNNNNNNNNNNNNNNNNNNNNNNNNNNNNNNNNNNNNNNNNNNNNNNNNNNNNNNNNNNNNNNNNNNNNNNNNNNNNNNNNNNNNNNNNNNNNNNNNNNNNNNNNNNNNNNNNNNNNNNNNNNNNNNNNNNNNNNNNNNNNNNNNNNNNNNNNNNNNNNNNNNNNNNNNNNNNNNNNNNNNNNNNNNNNNNNNNNNNNNNNNNNNNNNNNNNNNNNNNNNNNNNNNNNNNNNNNNNNNNNNNNNNNNNNNNNNNNNNNNNNNNNNNNNNNNNNNNNNNNNNNNNNNNNNNNNNNNNNNNNNNNNNNNNNNNNNNNNNNNNNNNNNNNNNNNNNNNNNNNNNNNNNNNNNNNNNNNNNNNNNNNNNNNNNNNNNNNNNNNNNNNNNNNNNNNNtttgtcttgtctttgtcttatctttgtcttgtctttgtcttgtctttgtcttgtctttgtcttgtctttgtcttgtctttgtcttgtctttgtcttgtctttgtcttgtctttgtcttgtctttgtcttgtctttgtcttgtctttgtcttgtctttgtcttgtctttgtcttgtctttgtctttgtcttgtctttgtcttgtctttgtcttgtctttgtcttgtctttgtcttgtctttgtcttgtctttgtcttgtctttgtcttgtctttgtcttgtctttgtcttgtctttgtcttgtctttgtcttgtctttgtcttgtctttgtcttgtctttgtcttgtctttgtcttgtctttgtcttgtctttgtcttgtctttgtcttgtctttgtcttgtctttgtcttgtctttgtcttgtctttgtcttgtctttgtcttgtctttgtcttgtctttgtcttgtctttgtcttgtctttgtcttgtctttgtcttgtctttgtcttgtctttgtcttgtctttgtcttgtctttgtcttgtctttgtcttgtctttgtcttgtctttgtcttgtctttgtcttgtctttgtcttgtctttgtcttgtctttgtcttgtctttgtcttgtctttgtcttgtctttgtcttgtctttgtcttgtctttgtcttgtctttgtcttgtctttgtcttgtctttgtcttgtctttgtcttgtctttgtcttgtctttgtcttgtctttgtcttgtctttgtcttgtctttgtcttgtctttgtcttgtctttgtcttgtctttgtcttgtctttgtcttgtctttgtcttgtctttgtcttgtctttgtcttgtctttgtcttgtctttgtcttgtctttgtcttgtctttgtcttgtctttgtcttgtctttgtcttgtctttgtcttgtctttgtcttgtctttgtcttgtctttgtcttgtctttgtcttgtctttgtcttgtctttgtcttgtctttgtcttgtctttgtcttgtctttgtcttgtctttgtcttgtctttgtcttgtctttgtcttgtctttgtcttgtctttgtcttgtctttgtcttgtctttgtcttgtctttgtcttgtctttgtcttgtctttgtcttgtctttgtctttgtcttgtctttgtcttgtctttgtcttgtctttgtcttgtctttgtcttgtctttgtcttgtctttgtcttgtctttgtcttgtctttgtcttgtctttgtcttgtctttgtcttgtctttgtcttgtctttgtcttgtctttgtcttgtctttgtcttgtctttgtcttgtctttgtcttgtctttgtcttgtctttgtcttgtctttgtcttgtctttgtcttgtctttgtcttgtctttgtcttgtctttgtcttgtctttgtcttgtctttgtcttgtctttgtcttgtctttgtcttgtctttgtcttgtctttgtcttgtctttgtcttgtctttgtcttgtctttgtcttgtctttgtcttgtctttgtcttgtctttgtcttgtctttgtcttgtctttgtcttgtctttgtcttgtctttgtcttgtctttgtcttgtctttgtcttgtctttgtcttgtctttgtcttgtctttgtcttgtctttgtcttgtctttgtcttgtctttgtcttgtctttgtcttgtctttgtcttgtctttgtcttgtctttgtcttgtctttgtcttgtctttgtcttgtctttgtcttgtctttgtcttgtctttgtcttgtctttgtcttgtctttgtcttgtctttgtcttgtctttgtcttgtctttgtcttgtctttgtcttgtctttgtcttgtctttgtcttgtctttgtcttgtctttgtcttgtctttgtcttgtctttgtcttgtctttgtcttgtctttgtcttgtctttgtcttgtctttgtcttgtctttgtcttgtctttgtcttgtctttgtcttgtctttgtcttgtctttgtcttgtctttgtcttgtctttgtcttgtctttgtcttgtctttgtcttgtctttgtcttgtctttgtcttgtctttgtcttgtctttgtcttgtctttgtcttgtctttgtcttgtctttgtcttgtctttgtcttgtctttgtcttgtctttgtcttgtctttgtcttgtctttgtcttgtctttgtcttgtctttgtcttgtctttgtcttgtctttgtcttgtctttgtcttgtctttgtcttgtctttgtcttgtctttgtcttgtctttgtcttgtctttgtcttgtctttgtcttgtctttgtcttgtctttgtcttgtctttgtcttgtctttgtcttgtctttgtcttgtctttgtcttgtctttgtcttgtctttgtcttgtctttgtcttgtctttgtcttgtctttgtcttgtctttgtcttgtcttgtctttgtcttgtctttgtcttgtctttgtcttgtctttgtcttgtctttgtcttgtctttgtcttgtctttgtcttgtctttgtcttgtctttgtcttgtctttgtcttgtctttgtcttgtctttgtcttgtctttgtcttgtctttgtcttgtctttgtcttgtctttgtcttgtctttgtcttgtctttgtcttgtctttgtcttgtctttgtcttgtctttgtcttgtctttgtcttgtctttgtcttgtctttgtcttgtctttgtcttgtctttgtcttgtctttgtcttgtctttgtcttgtctttgtcttgtctttgtcttgtctttgtcttgtctttgtcttgtctttgtcttgtctttgtcttgtctttgtcttgtctttgtcttgtctttgtcttgtctttgtcttgtctttgtcttgtctttgtcttgtctttgtcttgtctttgtcttgtctttgtcttgtctttgtcttgtctttgtcttgtctttgtcttgtctttgtcttgtctttgtcttgtctttgtcttgtctttgtcttgtctttgtcttgtctttgtcttgtctttgtcttgtctttgtcttgtctttgtcttgtctttgtcttgtctttgtcttgtctttgtcttgtctttgtcttgtctttgtcttgtctttgtcttgtctttgtcttgtctttgtcttgtctttgtcttgtctttgtcttgtctttgtcttgtctttgtcttgtctttgtcttgtctttgtcttgtctttgtcttgtctttgtcttgtctttgtcttgtctttgtcttgtctttgtcttgtctttgtcttgtctttgtcttgtctttgtcttgtctttgtcttgtctttgtcttgtctttgtcttgtctttgtcttgtctttgtcttgtctttgtcttgtctttgtcttgtctttgtcttgtctttgtcttgtctttgtcttgtctttgtcttgtctttgtcttgtctttgtcttgtctttgtcttgtctttgtcttgtctttgtcttgtctttgtcttgtctttgtcttgtctttgtcttgtctttgtcttgtctttgtcttgtctttgtcttgtctttgtcttgtctttgtcttgtctttgtcttgtctttgtcttgtctttgtcttgtctttgtcttgtctttgtcttgtctttgtcttgtctttgtcttgtctttgtcttgtctttgtcttgtctttgtcttgtctttgtcttgtctttgtcttgtctttgtcttgtctttgtcttgtctttgtcttgtctttgtcttgtctttgtcttgtctttgtcttgtctttgtcttgtctttgtcttgtctttgtcttgtctttgtcttgtctttgtcttgtctttgtcttgtctttgtcttgtctttgtcttgtctttgtcttgtctttgtcttgtctttgtcttgtctttgtcttgtctttctttgtcttgtctttgtcttgtctttgtcttgtctttgtcttgtctttgtcttgtctttgtcttgtctttgtcttgtctttgtcttgtctttgtcttgtctttgtcttgtctttgtcttgtctttgtcttgtctttgtcttgtctttgtcttgtctttgtcttgtctttgtcttgtcttgtctttgtcttgtctttgtcttgtctttgtcttgtctttgtcttgtctttgtcttgtctttgtcttgtctttgtcttgtctttgtcttgtctttgtcttgtctttgtcttgtctttgtcttgtctttgtcttgtctttgtcttgtctttgtcttgtctttgtcttgtctttgtcttgtctttgtcttgtctttgtcttgtctttgtcttgtctttgtcttgtctttgtcttgtctttgtcttgtctttgtcttgtctttgtcttgtctttgtcttgtctttgtcttgtctttgtcttgtctttgtcttgtctttgtcttgtctttgtcttgtctttgtcttgtctttgtcttgtctttgtcttgtctttgtcttgtctttgtcttgtctttgtcttgtctttgtcttgtctttgtcttgtctttgtcttgtctttgtcttgtctttgtcttgtctttgtcttgtctttgtcttgtctttgtcttgtctttgtcttgtctttgtcttgtctttgtcttgtctttgtcttgtctttgtcttgtctttgtcttgtctttgtcttgtctttgtcttgtctttgtcttgtctttgtcttgtctttgtcttgtctttgtcttgtctttgtcttgtctttgtcttgtctttgtcttgtctttgtcttgtctttgtcttgtctttgtcttgtctttgtcttgtctttgtcttgtctttgtcttgtctttgtcttgtctttgtcttgtctttgtcttgtctttgtcttgtctttgtcttgtctttgtcttgtctttgtcttgtctttgtcttgtctttgtcttgtctttgtcttgtctttgtcttgtctttgtcttgtctttgtcttgtctttgtcttgtctttgtctttgtcttgtctttgtcttgtctttgtcttgtctttgtcttgtctttgtcttgtctttgtcttgtctttgtcttgtctttgtcttgtctttgtcttgtctttgtcttgtctttgtcttgtcttgtctttgtcttgtctttgtcttgtctttgtcttgtctttgtcttgtctttgtcttgtcttgtctttgtcttgtctttgtcttgtcttgtctttgtcttgtctttatcttgtctttgtcttgtctttgtcttgtctttgtcttgtctttgtcttgtctttgtcttgtctttgtcttgtctttgtcttgtctttgtcttgtctttgtcttgtctttgtcttgtctttgtcttgtctttgtcttgtctttgtcttgtctttgtcttgtctttgtcttgtctttgtcttgtctttgtcttgtctttgtcttgtctttgtcttgtctttgtcttgtctttgtcttgtctttgtcttgtctttgtcttgtctttgtcttgtctttgtcttgtctttgtcttgtctttgtcttgtctttgtcttgtctttgtcttgtctttgtcttgtctttgtcttgtctttgtcttgtctttgtcttgtctttgtcttgtctttgtcttgtctttgtcttgtctttgtcttgtctttgtcttgtctttgtcttgtctttgtcttgtctttgtcttgtctttgtcttgtctttgtcttgtctttgtcttgtctttgtcttgtctttgtcttgtctttgtcttgtctttgtcttgtctttgtcttgtctttgtcttgtctttgtcttgtctttgtcttgtctttgtcttgtctttgtcttgtctttgtcttgtctttgtcttgtctttgtcttgtctttgtcttgtctttgtcttgtctttgtcttgtctttgtcttgtctttgtcttgtctttgtcttgtctttgtcttgtctttgtcttgtctttgtcttgtctttgtcttgtctttgtcttgtctttgtcttgtctttgtcttgtctttgtcttgtctttgtcttgtctttgtcttgtctttgtcttgtctttgtcttgtctttgtcttgtctttgtcttgtctttgtcttgtctttgtcttgtctttgtcttgtctttgtcttgtctttgtcttgtctttgtcttgtctttgtcttgtctttgtcttgtctttgtcttgtctttgtcttgtctttgtcttgtctttgtcttgtctttgtcttgtctttgtcttgtctttgtcttgtctttgtcttgtctttgtcttgtctttgtcttgtctttgtcttgtctttgtcttgtctttgtcttgtctttgtcttgtctttgtcttgtctttgtcttgtctttgtcttgtctttgtcttgtctttgtcttgtctttgtcttgtctttgtcttgtctttgtcttgtctttgtcttgtctttgtcttgtctttgtcttgtctttgtcttgtctttgtcttgtctttgtcttgtctttgtcttgtctttgtcttgtctttgtcttgtctttgtcttgtctttgtcttgtctttgtcttgtctttgtcttgtctttgtcttgtctttgtcttgtctttgtcttgtctttgtcttgtctttgtcttgtctttgtcttgtctttgtcttgtctttgtcttgtctttgtcttgtctttgtcttgtctttgtcttgtctttgtcttgtctttgtcttgtctttgtcttgtctttgtcttgtctttgtcttgtctttgtcttgtctttgtcttgtctttgtcttgtctttgtcttgtctttgtcttgtctttgtcttgtctttgtcttgtctttgtcttgtctttgtcttgtctttgtcttgtctttgtcttgtctttgtcttgtctttgtcttgtctttgtcttgtctttgtcttgtctttgtcttgtctttgtcttgtctttgtcttgtctttgtcttgtctttgtcttgtctttgtcttgtctttgtcttgtctttgtcttgtctttgtcttgtctttgtcttgtctttgtcttgtctttgtcttgtctttgtcttgtctttgtcttgtctttgtcttgtctttgtcttgtctttgtcttgtctttgtcttgtctttgtcttgtctttgtcttgtctttgtcttgtctttgtcttgtctttgtcttgtctttgtcttgtctttgtcttgtctttgtcttgtctttgtcttgtctttgtcttgtctttgtcttgtctttgtcttgtctttgtcttgtctttgtcttgtctttgtcttgtctttgtcttgtctttgtcttgtctttgtcttgtctttgtcttgtctttgtcttgtctttgtcttgtctttgtcttgtctttgtcttgtctttgtcttgtctttgtcttgtctttgtcttgtctttgtcttgtctttgtcttgtctttgtcttgtctttgtcttgtctttgtcttgtctttgtcttgtctttgtcttgtctttgtcttgtctttgtcttgtctttgtcttctctttgtcttgtctttgtcttgtctttgtcttgtctttgtcttgtctttgtcttgtctttgtcttgtctttgtcttgtctttgtcttgtctttgtcttgtctttgtcttgtctttgtcttgtctttgtcttgtctttgtcttgtctttgtcttgtctttgtcttgtctttgtcttgtctttgtcttgtctttgtcttgtctttgtcttgtctttgtcttgtctttgtcttgtctttgtcttgtctttgtcttgtctttgtcttgtctttgtcttgtctttagTTTAGTAATAGCTAGTAATAGCCCCAGGATGTTCTTCAGCAACCTTCCTTAAATGTCCACGATCCTTGTAATCGGAGATAAACGTATGGTACTCTTTCTTTAGCGCCGCATCTCGTGCCAGTCGCCGTTCGAGCAGCATCGGACGTCGGAAAGCAGTAGATCTTGACTCACCCAGTTTAGCCAAGCCATCCTGAGATTTTGGTAAACCAAGCAAATATCGACCGTCCTCCTTTCGCTTTACTGTCTTAGAGAAATATTCTTCGCACCTGGTTTCCTCAACCGAATAGTTCGAGCAAAGATGCCCCTCCTCACACTCCCAAAATTTGTTCATGAGATCCTCGATCGCCTCTGAAACTGCCGTATGCTGACAAACCGTTAATGCCCCACCTTGACTCAAACCACAACGACCAGTCATCAACCATCCGAATACCGAATCAACGAGTGAAGGCATATGTTCACCAAGGGCAATTCGTTGTTTCGTCGGGAAGAAATCGAAAAAGAACTCTCCACCAAGAAGCAAATCGATGGTGTGAGTTTTAAAAAACTCCGGGTCTGCTAACTGAATTCCAGCAGGTAACTCCAAGTTGTTCACAGTGATGGTTGATGTGGGCAAATCTTCGGTCACTTTAGTCAGTACATAAAACTCCAAGGTCTCGGAATAGTCTGTTAACCTAGACTTGACTGTTGCTCGGACTTTCTCCCTGGTCTTCGTTGGAACCTGCCCAATACCTGTTATTTGTATATCTGCCCTAGTTCTCTTGACACGCAGTTTCTGCGAAAGTTGGGTGGAGATAATATTGCACTCTGATCCGGAATCCAAGAGTGCTCTCGCAGGAAACTCGTGCCCATAATCGTCAACCACGCGAACTATCGCTGTAGCTAGAAGTACCTTCGATCCCGACCGCCCGATATTACTGCTAACCGATGTGACTTCCGCGGCATTAGCTGTAGATACCCTTTCAGTGGAGTTATGACCCCTTCCCTCTTTGGATTGATTTTCAGTCCCATTTGTGTGCTGAATATTGGGTTTCTCCTCCTTGTAGCAAACCAAGGTATGGTGCCGTTCCTTACATCGTCGACACGAAAACTTGGATGAACATTCCTTCGCCTGATGCCCTTTCCGGAAACAGTTCATACACAACGAATGTTGCCGCAGCAGTTTTTCCCTTTCGATGACGGCCAATTTACCGAAAACTGGACACGTGAAAAGTGGATGCGTGTCGGAACAAGAGAAACATTTGGATTGAGTCGATTGGACTGCTCCATGGCTAGCGACCTTAGATGAATAAGCCTTTTTAACCATTGGGGGTTGGGTATCTGATTGCCTACTTGGTAAAGAATCCAACACCCTGATGCGTCGAAGCAAAAACTCCATCAAATCCTTGAAGCCTTCCTCCTCCAAAGTCGACGCATGTTCTTCCCAGCTTCGCCGCGTTTTATCATCCAGCCTTGAACACATCAGATGAATCAGCAGTAGATCCTTGTAATCGCCTGGCTGCACCACCTGATCTAGGACCTTGGTAGCTTTCTCGAAACCTTCAACCAATTTGTGCAGTTCCACTGCTGATTCTTTCCGCATGACTGCACAATCGAATAGATTTTGTACCTGCTTCTTCTTAAGACACTTACTGTTCGAGTACCGTTTGACCAGTAATTCCCAAGCCACAGTGTAGTTAGTCTGCGTAAGTGGTAATGACGCTATTACTGCTAACGCCTCCCCTTCCAACTGACTTCTAAGATAGTGGAATTTTTCGATGTCCGGCAAGTCCGTCGAGAAATGTATCAATGAGATGAACAAATCGCGAAAAGACAACCACTCCTGCACGTTGCCAGAAAACTTGGGAAGACTAATCAAAGGCAGCTTAACATGCGGGTGCGGGGGTGCAAAAGTGGACTCCAAAACCTGAGATGTTTGCAGGGCACAGTTATGCTCGGGGCTATCCCGAATTTTAGAGACCAAGAATCCCTTAAGGATAAAGAATTTATTCTGGAAGTCCACTCGTTCCTTAACGTACCTCTCTCCTGCCGCTCCTTCCTCACTGTCGGCTAATTCCGTCTCCGTCATAGCTTCGTCTATCTTCTCCCACAGTGGCTCTAACTTCTCCAACCGCGAAGCCAGCTCACTGCAATGCCTGGTGTCTTCATAATGCTCCATGAATGCGTAGATTACGTTGAATGATGTCATCAAATTTCGTGTTTGCTTGGCGCGGAGTTCGGACATCTTGGAAGCAATAACGGCAACAGACGCAATaccgagaaataaacaaaatccaCAAGAAGCACCCTTTGGATATGATTACCGTTTTTGGAGAGGTACTAACCTGCTCCCAATAAATTCGTGCCTTGAAAGTATTGGATTCTCTGCCACAGCTTTTGGTTTGAAGGG carries:
- the LOC131687706 gene encoding uncharacterized protein LOC131687706 — translated: MSELRAKQTRNLMTSFNVIYAFMEHYEDTRHCSELASRLEKLEPLWEKIDEAMTETELADSEEGAAGERYVKERVDFQNKFFILKGFLVSKIRDSPEHNCALQTSQVLESTFAPPHPHVKLPLISLPKFSGNVQEWLSFRDLFISLIHFSTDLPDIEKFHYLRSQLEGEALAVIASLPLTQTNYTVAWELLVKRYSNSKCLKKKQVQNLFDCAVMRKESAVELHKLVEGFEKATKVLDQVVQPGDYKDLLLIHLMCSRLDDKTRRSWEEHASTLEEEGFKDLMEFLLRRIRVLDSLPSRQSDTQPPMVKKAYSSKVASHGAVQSTQSKCFSCSDTHPLFTCPVFGKLAVIEREKLLRQHSLCMNCFRKGHQAKECSSKFSCRRCKERHHTLVCYKEEKPNIQHTNGTENQSKEGRGHNSTERVSTANAAEVTSVSSNIGRSGSKVLLATAIVRVVDDYGHEFPARALLDSGSECNIISTQLSQKLRVKRTRADIQITGIGQVPTKTREKVRATVKSRLTDYSETLEFYVLTKVTEDLPTSTITVNNLELPAGIQLADPEFFKTHTIDLLLGGEFFFDFFPTKQRIALGEHMPSLVDSVFGWLMTGRCGLSQGGALTVCQHTAVSEAIEDLMNKFWECEEGHLCSNYSVEETRCEEYFSKTVKRKEDGRYLLGLPKSQDGLAKLGESRSTAFRRPMLLERRLARDAALKKEYHTFISDYKDRGHLRKVAEEHPGAITSYY